In one Umezawaea sp. Da 62-37 genomic region, the following are encoded:
- a CDS encoding type I polyketide synthase: MSTERIAIVGIGLRYPDAASTQDLWENVLAGRRAFRRLPDERMNHADYYSPDPNAPDRFYASKAAVLRDFEFDRLKYKIAGSTYRSTDLTHWLALDVAATALADAGFPDGVGLPRESTGVVIGNSLTGEFSRANLMRVRWPYVRRTLAAALAAKGWDDDETSAFLRDLEPVYKAPFPPIDEDTLAGGLANTIAGRICNHFDLRGGGYTVDGACSSSLISIATAAKALTDGDLDACLAGGVDLSIDPFEVIGFAKTGALATGEMKVYDKDSNGFWPGEGAGSVLLMRESDAVERGLRVYASITGWGISSDGKGGITRPEAEGHRLAIRRAYDRAGYGVETVGYFEGHGTGTALGDATELRAIGSVRHDAAPTARPAAISSIKGNFGHTKAAAGVGGLIKAVLSIHHQVIPPATGHYEAHPELVGDSPALYVPNTPELWPAELPIRAGVSALGFGGVNTHIALQQAPGTTRRVELPARTTGLNGGRQDAELLLLDAADHTALREQVVSLLGLVPALSFAEVADLAWALASGLSDDPVRAAVVTTGPDDATAKLGRLLTALDAGEEKLFAADGVFLDRTLTAPRIAYLFPGQGSGRGAVGALRRRFPAAEAVFEQAGVPTGGDQVATEVAQPRIVAGSVAALRVLHALGVDADVAVGHSLGELTALAWAGAMSTGDVLRLAKVRGGVMAEASRGGGAMASLATTPGRTEGLFADDEVVIAGFNGPKQTVIAGEADAVDRVCERARAEGVTATRIPVSHAFHSPLVGPAHEAMGLHLAEFTFGTPTLPVMSTVTGDLLDPSTDLRDLLRDQILLPVRFQEAAVKAVTGADLAVEVGPGRVLAGLLPDIAPNTPVLAVDTESQSLGSLLAVVGAAHALGAAVDTDALFAGRVLRPLPLDGGFTFLASPCETAPDLAVGLTLPAGPAIEERSADNGNGNGEAGPSTLDMLRGLAADRVELPLATVTATTHPLDDLHLSSITVGQLVNDATRKLGLPPLESTTSFATATLGELADLIDELAGSAPAKGDGGGEVAGVGQWVRPFSVDHVPVPAPTVDLGSGPRGTWRVFAPADHPLADRLPAALAAAGIGDGVLLCLPDNGEEHVRLFLEAGRAAVAAAPGTRFVVVQHRFGASGLARTAFLEAVDAPTTIVVLADPAPATEAGVEDAVWRVVVETAATTAFSEVHYDAGGTRTVPVLHVLQPPVERPTGTPLDDTDVLLVTGGGKGITAECALAMAKDSGARLAVIGRDDPDQDEEIAANLARMTAAGVVCRYERADVTDAGQVAAAVARFEADLGPVTAVMHGAGRNEPAALASLTEERFHQTLAVKVAGLRSVLDAVDQDGIKLLVTFGSIIGRAGLRGEAHYSTANDWLSELAVEFRRAHPSARVLAMEWSVWSGAGMGERLGVVEALSRDGITPISVEDGLGVLRQVLADPSAGPVLTITGRMGGLPTLPLDTTQELPLTRFVDRVLVHYPNVELITEVELSAGSDPYLSDHALDGDLLFPAVIGMEAMTQVAAAVLGRSGAPLLEDVEFLRPIAVRPDTATSVRLAALVRDAETVSVVIRAEETGFGADHFRATLRLPRPGVPGGDVVRKAIGLPLVPVDPTTELYGGVMFQGKRFQRLLGYRRANARHVVAELSTTTPAPWFAAYLPQDQVLANPGTRDAVMHALQCCVPDATLLPQRVERLYLAEPADQHVEYVVLDASERSQDGDEHVYDVHVLDPSGRVVEFWQGLVLRAVRRQDGSGPWVPPMLSGYLERTLERVLGGGRAVVVEPDPEPGAHADRRAQTRLAASRCLGRPVEVRYRPDGKPEVDGAAISASHGAGVSLVVTGAGRLGCDVEEVGHRTVEDWTDLLGTALTGVRDLVAAESGEDADVAGTRMWSALECLRKVGVTDRTLAVHGVHENGWVVLAAGDARVATWVTTLNGRSAPVVFAVLSAPE; this comes from the coding sequence CGGTCGACCGACCTCACGCACTGGCTGGCGCTGGACGTCGCGGCGACGGCACTGGCGGACGCGGGTTTCCCCGACGGCGTCGGGCTGCCCCGCGAGTCCACCGGCGTGGTCATCGGCAACAGCCTGACGGGCGAGTTCTCCCGCGCCAACCTGATGCGGGTGCGCTGGCCCTACGTCCGGCGCACCCTCGCCGCCGCGCTGGCGGCGAAGGGGTGGGACGACGACGAGACAAGCGCTTTCCTGCGCGACCTCGAACCGGTGTACAAGGCGCCGTTCCCCCCCATCGACGAGGACACCCTCGCGGGCGGGCTGGCCAACACCATCGCGGGCCGGATCTGCAACCACTTCGACCTGCGCGGCGGCGGCTACACCGTCGACGGCGCCTGCTCGTCGTCGCTGATCTCCATCGCCACCGCCGCCAAGGCGTTGACCGACGGCGACCTCGACGCCTGCCTCGCGGGCGGCGTCGACCTGTCCATCGACCCGTTCGAGGTGATCGGCTTCGCCAAGACCGGGGCGCTGGCGACGGGCGAGATGAAGGTCTACGACAAGGACTCCAACGGTTTCTGGCCGGGCGAGGGTGCGGGCAGCGTCCTGCTGATGCGCGAGTCCGACGCCGTCGAGCGCGGTCTGCGCGTCTACGCCTCCATCACCGGCTGGGGCATCTCCTCCGACGGCAAGGGCGGGATCACCCGCCCGGAGGCCGAGGGGCACCGGCTGGCCATCAGGCGCGCCTACGACAGGGCCGGGTACGGCGTGGAGACCGTCGGCTACTTCGAGGGGCACGGCACCGGCACGGCGCTGGGCGACGCCACCGAGCTGCGGGCGATCGGCTCCGTCCGGCACGACGCCGCCCCCACCGCCCGGCCCGCCGCGATCAGCTCCATCAAGGGCAACTTCGGCCACACCAAGGCCGCCGCGGGCGTCGGCGGGCTGATCAAGGCCGTCCTGTCGATCCACCACCAGGTCATCCCGCCCGCCACCGGGCACTACGAGGCGCACCCGGAGCTGGTCGGCGACTCCCCCGCGCTCTACGTCCCGAACACGCCGGAGCTCTGGCCCGCGGAGCTGCCGATCAGGGCAGGCGTGTCGGCGCTGGGCTTCGGCGGCGTCAACACGCACATCGCGCTGCAACAGGCCCCCGGCACCACCCGCCGCGTCGAGCTGCCCGCCCGGACGACGGGGCTCAACGGCGGCAGGCAGGACGCCGAACTGCTGCTGCTGGACGCCGCCGACCACACCGCGCTGCGCGAGCAGGTCGTGAGCCTGCTCGGCCTGGTGCCCGCGCTGTCGTTCGCCGAGGTCGCCGACCTGGCCTGGGCTCTGGCCTCCGGGCTGTCCGACGACCCGGTGCGGGCGGCCGTCGTGACCACGGGCCCCGATGACGCCACCGCCAAGCTCGGCAGGCTGCTCACCGCGCTCGACGCTGGTGAGGAGAAGCTGTTCGCCGCGGACGGGGTGTTCCTCGACCGCACGCTCACCGCGCCGCGGATCGCCTACCTGTTCCCCGGCCAGGGGTCCGGGCGCGGTGCCGTGGGCGCCCTCCGCCGCCGGTTCCCCGCCGCGGAGGCGGTGTTCGAACAGGCCGGTGTGCCGACCGGCGGCGACCAGGTGGCCACCGAGGTGGCCCAGCCGCGCATCGTCGCGGGCTCCGTCGCGGCCCTGCGGGTGCTGCACGCGCTGGGCGTCGACGCGGACGTCGCCGTGGGGCACAGCCTCGGCGAGCTGACCGCGCTGGCCTGGGCGGGCGCCATGAGCACGGGCGACGTGCTGCGGCTGGCCAAGGTGCGCGGTGGGGTCATGGCCGAAGCGAGCCGCGGCGGCGGCGCGATGGCCAGCCTGGCCACCACTCCCGGCCGGACCGAAGGCCTGTTCGCGGACGACGAGGTGGTGATCGCCGGGTTCAACGGTCCGAAGCAGACCGTCATCGCGGGCGAGGCGGACGCCGTGGACCGCGTGTGCGAGCGGGCACGGGCCGAGGGCGTCACCGCCACCCGGATCCCCGTCTCGCACGCCTTCCACTCGCCGCTGGTCGGGCCCGCGCACGAGGCGATGGGCCTGCACCTGGCCGAGTTCACCTTCGGCACTCCCACCCTCCCGGTGATGTCCACGGTGACCGGTGACCTCCTCGACCCGAGCACCGACCTGCGCGACCTGCTGCGGGACCAGATCCTGCTGCCGGTCCGCTTCCAGGAGGCGGCCGTCAAAGCCGTCACCGGCGCCGACCTCGCCGTGGAGGTGGGACCGGGGCGGGTGCTCGCGGGCCTGCTCCCCGACATCGCGCCGAACACGCCGGTGCTGGCCGTCGACACCGAGAGCCAGTCGCTGGGCTCCCTGCTCGCCGTCGTCGGCGCGGCCCACGCGCTGGGCGCGGCGGTCGACACCGACGCGCTGTTCGCGGGCCGTGTGCTGCGCCCGCTGCCGCTGGACGGCGGGTTCACGTTCCTGGCGAGCCCCTGCGAGACCGCCCCCGACCTCGCGGTCGGCCTGACCCTGCCCGCCGGGCCCGCGATCGAGGAGCGGAGCGCCGACAACGGCAACGGCAACGGCGAAGCCGGTCCGTCCACATTGGACATGCTGCGCGGGCTCGCGGCGGACCGCGTGGAACTGCCGCTGGCGACCGTGACCGCGACCACCCACCCGCTCGACGACCTGCACCTGAGCTCGATCACCGTCGGCCAGCTCGTCAACGACGCCACCCGCAAGCTCGGCCTGCCCCCGCTGGAGTCGACGACCAGCTTCGCCACCGCGACGCTCGGCGAGCTGGCCGACCTGATCGACGAGCTGGCGGGCTCCGCGCCCGCCAAGGGCGACGGCGGCGGCGAGGTGGCCGGTGTCGGGCAGTGGGTGCGGCCGTTCTCGGTCGACCACGTGCCGGTCCCGGCGCCGACGGTCGACCTCGGCTCCGGTCCGCGGGGGACCTGGCGGGTGTTCGCCCCGGCGGACCACCCGCTCGCCGACCGGCTGCCGGCCGCGCTGGCCGCGGCGGGCATCGGCGACGGCGTGCTGCTGTGCCTGCCGGACAACGGCGAGGAGCACGTCCGGCTGTTCCTGGAGGCGGGACGGGCGGCCGTGGCCGCGGCCCCCGGCACCCGGTTCGTCGTGGTGCAGCACAGGTTCGGGGCGTCCGGTCTGGCCAGGACCGCGTTCCTGGAGGCGGTGGACGCGCCGACCACGATCGTCGTGCTGGCCGACCCCGCACCGGCCACCGAGGCCGGGGTGGAGGACGCGGTGTGGCGGGTGGTCGTGGAGACCGCGGCCACCACGGCGTTCAGCGAGGTCCACTACGACGCAGGCGGCACGCGGACGGTGCCGGTGCTGCACGTGCTGCAACCGCCTGTCGAACGGCCGACCGGCACCCCGCTGGACGACACCGACGTGCTGCTGGTCACCGGCGGCGGCAAGGGCATCACCGCCGAGTGCGCGCTGGCCATGGCGAAGGACTCCGGCGCCCGGCTCGCGGTGATCGGCCGGGACGACCCCGACCAGGACGAGGAGATCGCGGCGAACCTGGCCAGGATGACCGCCGCCGGGGTGGTCTGCCGGTACGAGCGCGCCGACGTCACCGACGCCGGGCAGGTCGCCGCGGCCGTGGCGCGGTTCGAGGCCGACCTCGGACCGGTCACCGCGGTCATGCACGGCGCGGGCCGCAACGAGCCCGCCGCGCTCGCCTCCCTGACCGAGGAGCGGTTCCACCAGACGCTCGCCGTCAAGGTCGCCGGTCTGCGCTCGGTGCTCGACGCGGTGGACCAGGACGGGATCAAGCTGCTGGTGACGTTCGGCAGCATCATCGGCCGGGCGGGGCTGCGCGGCGAGGCGCACTACTCGACCGCCAACGACTGGTTGTCCGAGCTGGCCGTCGAGTTCCGGCGGGCGCACCCGTCGGCCCGCGTGCTGGCGATGGAGTGGTCGGTCTGGTCGGGCGCCGGGATGGGCGAACGGCTGGGCGTGGTCGAGGCGCTCTCCCGCGACGGCATCACCCCGATCTCCGTCGAGGACGGTCTGGGCGTGCTGCGCCAGGTGCTGGCCGACCCGTCGGCCGGACCGGTGCTGACGATCACCGGCCGGATGGGCGGTCTGCCGACGCTGCCGCTGGACACGACCCAGGAGCTGCCGCTGACCCGGTTCGTCGACCGGGTGCTGGTGCACTACCCGAACGTCGAGCTGATCACCGAGGTCGAGCTGTCCGCGGGCAGCGACCCGTACCTGTCGGACCACGCGCTGGACGGCGACCTGCTGTTCCCCGCGGTGATCGGGATGGAGGCGATGACCCAGGTCGCCGCGGCCGTGCTCGGCCGGAGCGGCGCCCCGCTGCTCGAGGACGTCGAGTTCCTCCGGCCGATCGCGGTCCGCCCCGACACCGCGACGTCGGTGCGGCTGGCGGCGCTGGTGCGCGACGCCGAGACGGTGTCGGTGGTCATCCGCGCCGAGGAGACCGGGTTCGGCGCCGACCACTTCCGCGCCACGCTGCGGCTGCCGCGGCCCGGAGTGCCCGGCGGGGACGTCGTGCGCAAGGCCATCGGCCTGCCGCTGGTGCCGGTCGACCCGACCACCGAGCTGTACGGCGGGGTGATGTTCCAGGGCAAGCGCTTCCAGCGCCTGCTCGGCTACCGCAGGGCGAACGCGCGGCACGTGGTGGCGGAGCTGTCCACCACCACACCGGCGCCGTGGTTCGCCGCCTACCTGCCCCAGGACCAGGTGCTGGCCAACCCCGGCACCCGCGACGCGGTCATGCACGCCCTCCAGTGCTGCGTGCCCGACGCGACCCTGCTCCCGCAGCGCGTGGAACGGCTCTACCTAGCCGAACCCGCCGACCAGCACGTGGAGTACGTGGTCCTGGACGCGAGCGAGCGCTCGCAGGACGGTGACGAGCACGTGTACGACGTCCACGTGCTCGACCCGTCCGGCCGGGTCGTCGAGTTCTGGCAGGGCCTGGTGCTGCGCGCGGTGCGCAGGCAGGACGGCTCCGGGCCGTGGGTGCCGCCGATGCTCAGCGGCTACCTGGAGCGGACGCTGGAGCGGGTGCTCGGCGGCGGCCGCGCGGTGGTCGTCGAACCCGATCCCGAGCCGGGCGCGCACGCGGACCGCAGGGCCCAGACCCGGCTGGCCGCGAGCCGCTGCCTCGGTCGCCCGGTGGAGGTGCGGTACCGGCCGGACGGCAAGCCCGAGGTGGACGGCGCCGCGATCTCGGCGTCCCACGGCGCGGGCGTGAGCCTGGTGGTGACCGGGGCGGGCAGGCTCGGCTGCGACGTCGAGGAGGTCGGGCACCGCACGGTCGAGGACTGGACCGACCTGCTCGGCACCGCGCTCACCGGCGTCCGCGACCTGGTCGCGGCCGAGTCCGGTGAGGACGCCGACGTGGCGGGCACCCGGATGTGGAGTGCGCTGGAGTGCCTGCGCAAGGTCGGTGTGACCGACCGGACGCTGGCCGTGCACGGGGTCCACGAGAACGGCTGGGTGGTGCTCGCGGCGGGCGACGCGCGGGTGGCCACCTGGGTGACCACGCTCAACGGCCGGTCGGCCCCGGTGGTGTTCGCCGTCCTGTCGGCGCCGGAGTAG